In Heteronotia binoei isolate CCM8104 ecotype False Entrance Well chromosome 4, APGP_CSIRO_Hbin_v1, whole genome shotgun sequence, a genomic segment contains:
- the LOC132570149 gene encoding proteinase-activated receptor 1-like, with product MAIFMFVIKMKLKKPAVVYMFNLASADVLFASVLPFKISYHFSGHHWTFGPEMCRFVTATFFCNMYCSILLMTAISIDRFLAVVYPMQALSWRTVRGAFVVCCVIWLVAIAGVIPLVITEQTKRIPQLNITTCLDVLDVSIVMKMFHYYFPALSFFFFFIPVIISTTCYVCIIKKLNSSKITATKPGKKRRAKLLSAAVLCSFIFCFGPTNVLVVVQSFFFPPDQPLKSVSYAIMLAICMGTINCCIDPLIYYYACSECRKKVKKLLCLKEHSELGKGSQTTSSRMGTFSNDLNHSVKGLHMQQFEAAESSCHGLECARNENQT from the exons ATGGCAATCTTTATGTTTGTGATCAAAATGAAGCTTAAGAAACCAGCCGTTGTGTACATGTTCAACCTGGCTTCCGCTGATGTGCTCTTTGCGAGCgtgttgccttttaaaatttcctaccatttttctggacaccactggaCCTTTGGACCGGAAATGTGCCGCTTTGTCACTGCCACTTTTTTCTGTAACATGTACTGCTCCATATTGTTGATGACAGCGATAAGCATTGACCGCTTCCTGGCAGTGGTGTACCCAATGCAGGCTCTGTCATGGCGCACGGTCAGGGGTGCCTTTGTGGTGTGCTGTGTCATCTGGCTTGTTGCCATAGCTGGGGTTATACCTCTGGTTATCACAGAACAAACAAAGAGAATCCCTCAGTTAAACATCACTACCTGCCTTGATGTGCTCGATGTATCTATTGTTATGAAAATGTTTCATTATTATTTTCCTGCattatcttttttcttcttttttatacCAGTAATAATTTCTACCACCTGCTATGTGTGCATTATAAAAAAACTTAATTCATCTAAAATTACTGCTACAAAGCCTGGTAAGAAGAGGCGGGCCAAACTCTTGTCTGCAGCTGTCTtgtgttcttttattttttgttttgggCCAACGAATGTCTTAGTGGTGGTGCAAAGCTTCTTCTTTCCACCTGATCAACCACTGAAGAGTGTCTCTTATGCCATTATGCTGGCGATCTGTATGGGCACCATCAATTGTTGCATTGACCCCTTGATTTATTATTATGCTTGTTCTGAGTGTCGAAAGAAGGTCAAGAAGCTCCTGTGCCTTAAAGAGCATTCTGAGCTTGGAAAAGGAAGTCAGACAACCAGTAGTAGAATGGGAACTTTTTCTAATGATTTGAATCATTCAGTGAAG GGTCTACACATGCAGCAGTTTGAGGCAGCAGAATCCTCATGTCATGGACTTGAGTGTGCTAGAAATGAAAACCAAACCTGA